TCGAGCTGGAGAGCGAGCGCGACCGGCTCAACGGCGAGATCGACGAGCTGACCGGGATCCTGGAGTCGGACAGCGAGCTGCGCAAGCTCGTCTCCGCCGAACTGGCCACGGTGGCGAAGAAGTTCGGCACGGACAGGCGCACGGTGCTGCTGGAGTCGGGCAGCTCGCCGGTCGCCGCCGTGCCGCTGGAGGTGGCCGACGACCCGTGCCGGGTGCTGATGTCGTCCACGGGGCTGCTGGCGCGTACGGCCAACGGCGGGCCGCTGGGCCCCGGCGACGGCAAGCGGGTCAAGCACGACGTGATCATCTCGGCCGTGCCCGCGACGGCACGCGGCGAGGTCGGGGCGGTCACATCGACGGGGCGGCTGCTGCGGATCTCCGTCATCGACCTGCCGCAGCTCCCGGACACCGCGTCGGCGCCGAACCTGGCGGGCGGGGCGCCGCTCGCGGAGTTCCTGACGCTGGAGCCGGACGAGGAGCTGGTCGCTCTGACGACGCTGGACGAGTCCTCGCCCGGTCTCGCGCTGGGCACGCTCCAGGGTGTCGTCAAGCGCGTCGTCCCCGACTACCCGTCCAACAAGGACGAGTTGGAGGTCATCAGCCTCAAGGAGGGTGACCGGGTGGTGGGCGCGGCCGAGCTGCGTACGGGCGAGGAGGATCTGGTCTTCATCACCTCCGACGCCCAACTGCTGCGCTACCAGGCCTCGCAGGTCAGGCCGCAGGGCCGGCCGGCCGGAGGCATGGCGGGCATCAAGCTGGCGGACGGCGCCTCGGTGATCTCGTTCACGGCGGTGGACCCGGCGGGCGACGGGGTCGTCTACACGGTCGCGGGTTCGCAGGGCACGCTGGACGATTCGGAGACGACGGCGAAGCTCACGCCGTTCGACCAGTACCCGCGCAAGGGGCGGGCCACCGGCGGGGTGCGCTGCCAGCGGTTCCTCAAGGGTGAGGACGTGCTGGTCTTCGCCTGGGCGGGCGCGGCGCCGGCGCGGGCGGCGCTGAAGAACGGTTCACCGGCCACGCTGCCGGAGGTGGATCCGCGCAGGGACGGTTCGGGGACGCCGCCGCCGTCGGTCATCGCCTCCCTGGCGGGTCCGGCGAGCTGACGCGGAGACGCTCAGACGCTGAGACGCGGGCGCTCAGACCGGGTCGGCGGCCTCTTCGGCCGCCGGCTCGGACCGTACGTAACGCAGGACGCCCCACATCGCCGTCTCGTCGGCGCCCTTCGCCGCGTCCTCGCCGGTGAGGGCGCAGAGCGTCAGCTCCTTGCCGAGCGCGTCGCGGTCGATGCCGGTGCCGATGAGGACGAGCTGGGTACGGCGCTCGGCACCCCGTGGCCAGGGCTCCGGGTAGAAGCGCAGGAAACGGCCGACGGCGTGTACGGCGTACCGGTTGTCCGGGTCGGCCGCGCCGAAGTCCACAAAGCCCTTGACGCGGTAGAGCCCCTCCGGCCGTGAGTCGAGGAAGGCCATGAGCCGGCGCGGATCCATGGCGGCCGGTTCGTCGTACGACAGGCTCTCGTACGCGGCGTGCGGATGGTGCGCGTGCGCCTCCCCCTCGTCGGCGTGCAGGTCCTCGAAGGAGAGCTGCCGGACCTTCTCCTCCTCGGCCGGGCGCGTGGCCGGGTCGAAGAGCAGCCCCGGATCGATCCTCCCGTACGACGCGGAGACCACCGCGGCCCCCGGCCCGAGTTCCCCGATCACCCCGCGGACGCGCTCGTGTTCGACGGGTGTCACGCGGTCGGTCTTGTTGAGGACGACCAGGTCGGCGATGGCCAGATGCCGGTCGGCCTCGGGGTGGCGCCGGCGCGTGCTGTCGAACTCGGCCGCGTCCACGACCTCGACGAGCCCGCCGTACACCGTGCGCGGATTGTCGCCGGCGAGGATCATCCGGACGAGTTCCTGCGGCTCCGCGAGGCCGCTCGCCTCGATGACGATGATGTCGATCCGGGCGGCGGGGCGGCTGAGCCGTTCCAGATAGCCGTCCAGTTCGCTCGCGTCGACGGCGCAGCACAGACAGCCGTTGCCCAGGGAGACCGTGGAGCCCACCTGGCCCGCGACGGTCATGGCGTCGATCTCGACGGCTCCGAAGTCGTTGACGACGACGGCGATACGGTTGCCGGCCCGGCGCCGCAGGAGGTGGTTGAGCAGGGTCGTCTTGCCCGAGCCGAGGAAGCCCGCGAGGACGACCACCGGAATCTGTCTGCCGGCCGTGCTCGGATCCAAGACCGCGCTCCGTCTTCCTCGGGGGGGGCGGGCAGAGCGGTGCGCCTGCCCGCTCCAGGATACGAGCGGGCAGGCGCACCCCGCGCGGTCAGCTCCGCAGCCAGGCCGCGGTGTCCTGCGGCAGCCTCCCCTCGTCGTCCAGGGGGCCGCTGGTCAGCAGAATGCTTGTGTGGCCGGGAAGCTCCGAGGGGGGCCCGGCGAGATTGACGACGCAGATCAGGCCGTCGGTACGGGTGAAGGACAGCACGCCGGGGCCGGACGGCAGCCAGGTCAACTGGGCGCCCGCGTAACCGGATTCGGTGTCCCCGGACTCCCGTGCCGCGGCGAATCCGGGCTCCGTACGGCGCAGCCGCAGGGCCTGCCGGTAGAGGCTGAGCATCGACCGCGGGTCACCAGCCTGAAGGTCTGCGGCGTACTTCGCCCAGGACTCCGGCTGCGGCAGCCACGGCTCGGTGTCTCCCCCGAAGCCGGCGTACGGCGCATCGGCGGTCCAGGGCAGCGGTACGCGGCAGCCGTCGCGGCCCGGATCCGTACCGCCGGAGCGGAAGTGCATCGGGTCCTCGATGCGCTCGCGCGGGATGTCGGCCTCGGGCAGGCCCAACTCCTCGCCCTGGTAGACGTAGACGGCGCCGGGGAGCGCCAGCGAGAGCAGCGCGGCGGCGCGCGCCCGTCCGGTGCCCAGCTCCAGGTCGGTCGGGGTGCCGAAGGCCTTCGACGCGAAGTCGAACCCGGTGTCCTCGCGCCCGTAACGGGTCACGGTGCGGGTGACGTCGTGGTTGCAGAGCACCCAGGTGGCGGGGGCGCCGACCGGGGCGTGCTCGGCGAGCGTGTCGTCGATGGCGGTCCGCAGCAGGCCGGCGTCCCACGGGCAGGACATGAAGCCGAGGTTGAAGGCGGTGTGCAGTTCGTCGGGGCGCAGATAGCGGGCGAAGCGTTCGGCGTCGGGGAGCCAGACCTCGCCGACGAAGATGCCGCCGTATTCGTCGGCGATGGCGCGCCAGGAGCGGTAGATGTCATGGAGTTCGTCGCGGTCCACGAACGGGTGGGCGTCGACGCCCGGCGTGAAGTCGGGCAGCCCGGGGTCCTTGGCGGGCAGGACCGCGGAGTCGATCCGTACGCCGGCCACTCCCCGGTCGAACCAGAACCGCAGCACGTCCTCGTGCTCCCTGCGGACCGCCGGGTGGGCCCAGTTGAGGTCGGGCTGTTCGGTGGCGAAGAGATGGAGATACCAGTCGCCGTCGTCAAGACGGGTCCACGGGACACCGCCGAACTCCGACACCCAGTTGTTCGGGGGCAGTTCGCCGTCGGCCCCCCGTCCCTGGCGGAAGTGGAAGAGCTCGCGTTCGGGGCTGCCGGGGCCGGCGGCCAGCGCGGCCCTGAACCAGACGTGCTGGTCGGAGACATGGTTGGGAACGATGTCGACGATCGTGCGGATCCCCAGCTCACGGGCTTCGGCGATCAGTTTCTCCGCCTCGGCGAGGGTGCCGAAGGCGGGGTCGATGGTCCGGTAGTCGGCCACGTCGTAGCCGCCGTCGGCGAGGGGCGAGAGATACCAGGGTGTGAACCACAGCGCGTCCACGCCCAGTTCGACCAGATACGGCAGCCTGGACCGCACTCCGGCGAGATCACCGGTGCCGTCGCCGTCGCCGTCGGCGAAGCTGCGTACATAGACCTGGTAGATGGCGGCGTCGCGCCACCATTCGACGGTGGCCTCGGCCGGCTGATTGGCTGCCACGTGAAGTTCCTTTCGGGCAGGTGGGACTCCGCCGCCGGCCCCGGACAACGGGGCGCCGGGTCAGTGGGCCGGCGGCGGAGTGCTTGTGGGGGTCGGACGTGCGGGGCGGGGAGGGCCGTCAGCCCTTGAGGCCGCCCGCGGTCAGACCGCTCATGATGTTTCGTTGGAACAGCAGGAAGATGAGCAGTGTCGGGACCGACGCGATGGTGAGCGCGGCGATCAGGACGTTCTCCGGTACCCCGCTCGCGAGCGAGTAGATCCCCACGTTGAGGGTCTGTTTGCTCGGGTCGGGCAGTGTGAGCATCGGCCAGAGGAAGTCCTTCCAGACGCCCACGACCGCGAAGATCGACACAACTCCGAGGATCGGCCGGGAGATCGGCAGCACCACGGATCTCAGGGTGCGCGTCGCCGACGCCCCGTCGATGGCCGCCGCGTCCAGCAGCTCCCGTGGGATCGAGTCGAAGAATCTCTTGAGCAGGAAGATGTTGAAGGCGTTGGTGACGGACGGCAGCCAGATCGCCCAGGGCGAGTTGAGCAGGTTGCGTTCGACGATCGGTACGTCGAGCACCGTCAGGTACTGCGGTACGACGAGGACGGTCGCCGGGATCATCAGCGTCATCAGCATCAGGCCGAGGATGGCCTTGCCGAAGACCGGCCGCAGCTTGGAGAGCGAGTAGGCGGCGGCCACGTCGAAGATCAGCTGGAAGGCGAGCGCGCCGAAGGCGTAGTACAGGGTGTTGAAGAGCAGCTTGGCCAGGTCCATGACCTTCCACGCCTGCTCGTAGTTCTCCGGGTGCACGGAGGTGGGGAAGGCGGTCGGCGGGCTCTGCACCACTTCCTGGGTGGTCTTGAGTCCGCCGGTGACCATCCAGTAGAGCGGCCCGAGGAAGACCAGGGTGAAGAGGAGGACCACCAGGGCGAAGACGATCCAGTAGACCGTCCGGCCGCGGGATCTGCCGAGCTGGGCCGGTGAGATCAGGGTCCGCGGGCGGGCGACTTCGACGGTGGCGGCTCGCTTGGCGGCCCGGTTGCGCCGGGGTATGAGCGTGTTCGCTGTCATGCCTTGACCCCCTAGTCTTCGCTGCTGCGGCTGAGTCGCACGTACACAGCGGAGAAGCCCGCGAGGAGTACGAGCAGGACGAGTCCGAGTGCCGCCGCACTGCCGTAGTTGTTGAAGTTGAACGCGTACTGGTAGATGAGATAGACGACTGTCGTCGTCGATCCTTCCGGCCCCGCACCATTGGTGAGCAGGAACGGTTCGGTGAAGACCTGCATCGTCGCGATGATCTGCATGAGCAGCATCAGCGAGAGAATGAGTCTGGTCTGCGGGATGGTGACGTGCCAGATCTTGCGGAGGATTCCAGCGCCGTCGAGTTCCGCGGCCTCGTACAGCTCACCGGGAATTCCCTGGAGCGCCGCGAGATAGATCAGGGTCGCGCCGCCCATGTTCATCCATGTCGCCGCGACGACCACGGAGAGCATGGCCGTGTCGGTGTCCTGGAGCCACTGCTGGGCGGGGAGGCCGAAGACTTCCAGGATGCGGTTGAACAGGCCGTATCCGGGGTCGTAGAAATATTTGAAGAGCAGCACGGAGGCGACCGGCGGAAGCATCACCGGGAGATAGACGAGCAGCCGCAGATATCCCTGGCCGTGCCGGAATTCGTTGAGTACGACGGCGATGACGAACGGGACGACGAATCCGAGCAGCAGCGCGAGAACGGTGAACAGGAGCGTGTTGCGCCACGCCTGCCAGAAGGCGGGGTCGTTGAAGATGTACGTGAGGTTGGACCAGCCGGCCCAGGTGGTCTCTCCGTTCTCGTTCTTCTGGAAGGCCAGGATGAATTCCCTGACCATCGGATACCAGGAGAAGAACGAGAAGCAGAGTACGGCTCCGATCAGGAACCCGTGCGCCGAGAGATTGCGGCGTACGGACCGTTTGAACTCCTCGCGGGCGGAGTCCGTCCGGTGGGAGCCGGGACGTCCGGGGCGGGACTGGGCCGTCTCGCTCTTGGACAGGGTGGGGGCCGACATGGTCTCTCCTCGGTGCCGGTGCGCGGACTCGTTGGCTCGCGGTCGGACGGAGTTGGGGTACGGGGCCGGTCCGGGTCCGGTGAACAGGCCCGAGGCGGGACCGGGTCCGCGTGACCCGGCCCCGCGTGTCCGTTACTGAGCCGCCAGGACTTGGTTGACCTGCTGCTCGGCGGTCGACAGCAGCTTGTCGATGTCCGCGTCCTCGTTGGTCAGCACTCCCGACATGGCGATGTCGAGGATCTTGTAGATCTCCTGCGCCTTCGGCGGCTCGGCCTTGCCCTTGACCGGGTTGTCCATGAAGGGCTTGAAGTTCTCGACCGGCATCGTGGCGTGCTCGGCGCGCTGGGCGTCGTCCTTGGCCTTGGACTCACCGAGCCAGAAGTTCGGCTGGGGCAGTCCGACGGGGAGCTTGTCGGCCTTGCCGCGCTCCCACTCGAACTGGCCCTTGCCCGGGGTGAGGAACTTGAAGTTCTGCCAGGCGATGGCGGCCTTGATCTTGTCGGGCGAACTGCCCTTCTTGATCATGTAGTTGTTGCCGCCGAAGAGGGTCGCCTTGGCGCCGGGGATCGGGCCCATGCCGAAGTTCTCGTACTTGGCGCCGAGTTGCTGGACCATGTACGTGATGTCGTCGGGCGCCGCGAGGAACATGCCCAGCTTGTCGGTGGCTATCTGCTTCTGCAGGTCGCCCCACTTGAGCAGCTGGGTCTTGCCCATGCTGTCGTCCTCCCACCGCATGGTGTGGAGGTTCTCCAGGACCTGCTTGCCCAGGTCGGTGTTGAACGCGGCTTTCTTGCCCGTGGGATCGACGACGTCGCCGCCGAGGCCGTAGATCGAGGCGGTGAAGTGCCAGCCGCCGTTGTTGCCG
The nucleotide sequence above comes from Streptomyces sp. NBC_01716. Encoded proteins:
- a CDS encoding CobW family GTP-binding protein, giving the protein MDPSTAGRQIPVVVLAGFLGSGKTTLLNHLLRRRAGNRIAVVVNDFGAVEIDAMTVAGQVGSTVSLGNGCLCCAVDASELDGYLERLSRPAARIDIIVIEASGLAEPQELVRMILAGDNPRTVYGGLVEVVDAAEFDSTRRRHPEADRHLAIADLVVLNKTDRVTPVEHERVRGVIGELGPGAAVVSASYGRIDPGLLFDPATRPAEEEKVRQLSFEDLHADEGEAHAHHPHAAYESLSYDEPAAMDPRRLMAFLDSRPEGLYRVKGFVDFGAADPDNRYAVHAVGRFLRFYPEPWPRGAERRTQLVLIGTGIDRDALGKELTLCALTGEDAAKGADETAMWGVLRYVRSEPAAEEAADPV
- a CDS encoding glycoside hydrolase family 13 protein encodes the protein MAANQPAEATVEWWRDAAIYQVYVRSFADGDGDGTGDLAGVRSRLPYLVELGVDALWFTPWYLSPLADGGYDVADYRTIDPAFGTLAEAEKLIAEARELGIRTIVDIVPNHVSDQHVWFRAALAAGPGSPERELFHFRQGRGADGELPPNNWVSEFGGVPWTRLDDGDWYLHLFATEQPDLNWAHPAVRREHEDVLRFWFDRGVAGVRIDSAVLPAKDPGLPDFTPGVDAHPFVDRDELHDIYRSWRAIADEYGGIFVGEVWLPDAERFARYLRPDELHTAFNLGFMSCPWDAGLLRTAIDDTLAEHAPVGAPATWVLCNHDVTRTVTRYGREDTGFDFASKAFGTPTDLELGTGRARAAALLSLALPGAVYVYQGEELGLPEADIPRERIEDPMHFRSGGTDPGRDGCRVPLPWTADAPYAGFGGDTEPWLPQPESWAKYAADLQAGDPRSMLSLYRQALRLRRTEPGFAAARESGDTESGYAGAQLTWLPSGPGVLSFTRTDGLICVVNLAGPPSELPGHTSILLTSGPLDDEGRLPQDTAAWLRS
- a CDS encoding carbohydrate ABC transporter permease: MTANTLIPRRNRAAKRAATVEVARPRTLISPAQLGRSRGRTVYWIVFALVVLLFTLVFLGPLYWMVTGGLKTTQEVVQSPPTAFPTSVHPENYEQAWKVMDLAKLLFNTLYYAFGALAFQLIFDVAAAYSLSKLRPVFGKAILGLMLMTLMIPATVLVVPQYLTVLDVPIVERNLLNSPWAIWLPSVTNAFNIFLLKRFFDSIPRELLDAAAIDGASATRTLRSVVLPISRPILGVVSIFAVVGVWKDFLWPMLTLPDPSKQTLNVGIYSLASGVPENVLIAALTIASVPTLLIFLLFQRNIMSGLTAGGLKG
- a CDS encoding carbohydrate ABC transporter permease, yielding MSAPTLSKSETAQSRPGRPGSHRTDSAREEFKRSVRRNLSAHGFLIGAVLCFSFFSWYPMVREFILAFQKNENGETTWAGWSNLTYIFNDPAFWQAWRNTLLFTVLALLLGFVVPFVIAVVLNEFRHGQGYLRLLVYLPVMLPPVASVLLFKYFYDPGYGLFNRILEVFGLPAQQWLQDTDTAMLSVVVAATWMNMGGATLIYLAALQGIPGELYEAAELDGAGILRKIWHVTIPQTRLILSLMLLMQIIATMQVFTEPFLLTNGAGPEGSTTTVVYLIYQYAFNFNNYGSAAALGLVLLVLLAGFSAVYVRLSRSSED
- a CDS encoding ABC transporter substrate-binding protein; the protein is MRSAGFRRNRRTDRTAAAAIVTVLALTLAACGTSSSGSDDDGDSGGGSSDPSAPLDPKAKVTLSIDCMPPAAKAAELKEWNEDVKEFNKTYPNVRIDGKSTPGQCLEPPRFTAMLKAKSQPDVYYTYFTDLQQVLDNDGAEDISAYVNDKSVPALKDIDPGVLDVLKQDGKLYGLPTSNYTMGLLINRKLFEEAGLDPNSPPTTWEEVRTASEKIAGIGGGVSGFGEYSAGNNGGWHFTASIYGLGGDVVDPTGKKAAFNTDLGKQVLENLHTMRWEDDSMGKTQLLKWGDLQKQIATDKLGMFLAAPDDITYMVQQLGAKYENFGMGPIPGAKATLFGGNNYMIKKGSSPDKIKAAIAWQNFKFLTPGKGQFEWERGKADKLPVGLPQPNFWLGESKAKDDAQRAEHATMPVENFKPFMDNPVKGKAEPPKAQEIYKILDIAMSGVLTNEDADIDKLLSTAEQQVNQVLAAQ